One Paenibacillus sp. FSL W8-0186 genomic window carries:
- a CDS encoding MFS transporter, which translates to MKRLLYGIVMLCFMDLFIQLPVMGPFAKSLGAGSFIIGLAVGLYSLTNMFGNIAAGYWIDRYGARNILLLGFVLTAVVMMLYPLVSQPWHLVIVRFVHGLTGGLLVPSAFTLISHFASTQQPGRAMALSGAAVGAAAIVGPAVAGITKAKLGLPPLFWGTATLLMLGGLLVGVTIPASQAKRITRRLQLSRSVEGLGAMLRKGPVLQSYIGAFSLMFAMGALTYALPLKADELGFPAQASGLMLSTFGIVAIVVFVMPSNRWFDRLSSLLLMFSGGTVIMLALLLLSFFHQQAAMFAVMAFYGLGFSLLFPSLNSLLVKNVSEEFKGRAFGLFYAFFSLGVVAGSSGIGALTADYDIALRIASGFILLAGSVVALLKYAESREKREKLLKSMDI; encoded by the coding sequence ATGAAACGACTATTGTACGGCATCGTTATGCTTTGCTTTATGGACTTGTTTATACAGCTGCCTGTCATGGGACCGTTCGCCAAGAGCCTTGGCGCCGGGTCATTCATTATTGGTCTTGCCGTTGGATTGTATTCGCTGACCAATATGTTCGGAAATATTGCGGCAGGCTACTGGATTGACCGCTACGGAGCACGAAATATTTTACTGCTGGGATTTGTTCTGACGGCTGTCGTTATGATGCTATATCCTCTAGTTAGTCAGCCCTGGCATTTGGTCATCGTACGTTTTGTTCATGGTTTGACTGGTGGACTCTTAGTGCCCAGCGCCTTTACTTTAATCTCGCATTTTGCTTCGACTCAGCAGCCGGGTAGAGCGATGGCTCTCTCCGGTGCGGCTGTCGGAGCGGCGGCGATTGTAGGCCCGGCTGTAGCCGGGATCACGAAGGCTAAGCTGGGCCTTCCTCCTTTATTTTGGGGGACGGCCACGCTGCTGATGCTTGGTGGTTTATTGGTGGGGGTGACGATCCCGGCGTCACAAGCGAAACGGATTACCCGGAGGCTTCAGCTCTCTCGTTCGGTGGAAGGGCTCGGGGCTATGCTTCGCAAGGGGCCGGTGCTGCAATCTTATATTGGAGCATTTTCGCTTATGTTTGCGATGGGGGCTTTAACCTATGCCTTGCCTCTGAAAGCGGATGAGCTTGGCTTCCCGGCACAAGCCTCAGGGCTGATGCTAAGCACGTTTGGCATAGTTGCGATCGTTGTATTCGTTATGCCAAGTAATCGCTGGTTTGATCGACTGTCTTCGCTCCTGCTGATGTTTTCTGGCGGGACAGTCATCATGCTGGCGCTGCTGCTGCTATCATTTTTTCATCAGCAGGCAGCCATGTTTGCTGTCATGGCTTTCTATGGGCTTGGATTTTCCTTGCTATTTCCGTCTTTGAATTCTTTACTAGTTAAGAATGTTAGCGAGGAATTCAAGGGAAGAGCATTCGGCTTGTTTTACGCGTTCTTCTCGCTTGGCGTCGTAGCAGGTTCCTCGGGAATAGGGGCTCTGACAGCGGATTATGATATTGCTCTGCGTATTGCGTCAGGATTTATATTGTTGGCAGGTAGTGTGGTTGCGCTGTTGAAATATGCGGAGTCAAGGGAAAAGAGAGAAAAACTGCTTAAATCAATGGATATTTGA
- a CDS encoding phosphatidylinositol-specific phospholipase C/glycerophosphodiester phosphodiesterase family protein, whose translation MRNKLLYSLLVVCALGIVLLAIWQRPAEPSFTGFKAHRIIAHAMGGIEDMTYTNTRDAFIANYEKGTRVFEVDLLLSKDDQLIARHEWGQFFTNMLRQQDGISEERSGAVWSAEEFKQAKVDGRYEPLFWDDIVELLAEYPDIYIVTDTKQIKPEEIDSIFAKIVDSTKRKDPNLLERIVPQIYNQPMLGQIKQYYPFDSVIYTLYQSQDSDRQVVNFARSNGIAAVTVSEGRVNEQLVKSLKRAGIPTYVHTINDMKLVSDYKKMGVYGFYSDFLAGDQADSAS comes from the coding sequence ATGAGAAACAAGCTGTTATATAGTCTGCTGGTCGTCTGTGCGCTAGGAATCGTGCTGCTTGCGATATGGCAGCGGCCGGCAGAGCCATCATTCACCGGCTTCAAAGCTCACCGCATCATCGCCCATGCCATGGGCGGCATTGAAGACATGACCTACACGAATACACGAGACGCTTTTATAGCCAACTACGAGAAGGGTACCCGGGTGTTTGAAGTGGACCTGCTGCTGAGCAAGGATGATCAGTTGATTGCTCGTCATGAATGGGGACAATTTTTCACGAACATGCTCCGTCAGCAGGACGGGATCAGCGAGGAGCGGTCCGGGGCTGTTTGGTCGGCAGAGGAATTCAAACAGGCCAAAGTCGACGGAAGATACGAGCCGTTATTTTGGGACGATATCGTAGAACTGCTGGCCGAATATCCGGATATCTATATTGTGACAGATACGAAGCAGATTAAGCCTGAGGAAATCGACAGTATTTTTGCCAAAATCGTTGACAGTACGAAGCGCAAGGATCCGAACCTGTTGGAGCGCATCGTGCCGCAAATCTACAACCAGCCGATGCTTGGGCAAATCAAGCAATATTATCCTTTTGATTCTGTGATCTATACGCTCTATCAATCGCAGGACAGTGACCGGCAAGTGGTCAATTTTGCTAGGAGCAACGGAATCGCAGCAGTGACCGTCTCCGAGGGGCGTGTTAACGAGCAGCTGGTTAAATCCTTGAAGCGGGCTGGAATACCGACTTATGTCCATACAATCAATGATATGAAGCTGGTGTCCGACTATAAAAAAATGGGCGTCTATGGCTTCTACAGCGATTTTCTGGCTGGGGACCAAGCGGATTCTGCCTCATGA
- the pcrA gene encoding DNA helicase PcrA: MQPVNIQDAITKLNPEQRKAVVTTEGPLLIMAGAGSGKTRVLTHRIAYLIATRKAPPWAILAITFTNKAAREMQERVSQLVGQEGKDIWVSTFHSMCVRILRRDIERIGFSSSFSILDSTDQLSVIRNCMKDLNIDTKKFEPKAVQAMISTAKNELITPQQYEQKIGDYFEGIVAKVYTMYQKRLRQNNSLDFDDLIMKTIELFKEVPDVLDFYQKKFSYIHVDEYQDTNRAQYMLCKLLANKHHRICVVGDSDQSIYRWRGADITNILNFEEDYPEATTIFLEQNYRSTSNILNAANAVIALNTGRKPKNLWTDKGDGDKIKVYRASSEHDEGYFVTSEIHNSIKRGRSYRDHAILYRTNAQSRVIEETLIKSDIPYQIVGGIKFYDRKEIKDLLAYLRLLSNPDDDISLTRIINVPKRGIGDTTVGKLAAAAAERGVSIFRLLYTVDDLGFSGRTRNALVEFYDMLAALHQMVEYLSVTELTEKLLEMTQYRLELQNENTIESRSRLENIDEFLSVTMEFEKNNEDKTLVAFLTDLALISDIDTMNDEEEDQPGDAVILMTMHSAKGLEFPVVFIIGMEEGVFPHSRAFQDNEELEEERRLAYVGITRAEERLFLTCAQMRTLFGRTTANAPSRFLEEIPEELKEDTEMARDRYRRGAGIGGAYSGRGFGAGAGSNFGHRSADRGGTRTSAPASSGVTVTTGVTGAQTAKKADPADFNAGDKVAHGKWGIGTIVAVKGTGNDMELQIAFPAPTGVKRLLAGFAPITKVEE, from the coding sequence ATGCAACCTGTGAACATACAAGATGCGATAACAAAACTAAATCCCGAGCAGCGCAAAGCCGTGGTAACGACCGAGGGACCGCTGCTCATTATGGCGGGGGCAGGCAGCGGTAAGACGCGGGTGCTTACGCATCGGATCGCTTATCTTATAGCTACGCGCAAAGCTCCGCCGTGGGCCATTCTGGCGATTACGTTTACCAACAAGGCGGCCCGGGAAATGCAGGAGCGCGTTTCTCAGCTGGTAGGACAAGAAGGCAAGGACATTTGGGTTTCGACCTTCCACTCGATGTGCGTTCGGATTTTGCGTCGGGATATTGAGCGGATTGGCTTTTCTTCGAGCTTCTCTATTCTCGATTCGACCGACCAGCTGTCCGTCATTCGCAATTGCATGAAGGATCTGAATATCGATACGAAGAAGTTTGAGCCAAAGGCTGTCCAAGCGATGATTAGCACCGCCAAGAACGAACTGATCACCCCTCAGCAGTATGAGCAGAAGATAGGGGACTACTTCGAGGGCATCGTGGCCAAAGTGTATACCATGTATCAGAAACGGCTGCGCCAGAACAATTCCCTGGATTTCGACGACCTGATCATGAAGACGATCGAACTGTTCAAGGAAGTACCCGATGTGCTCGACTTCTATCAGAAGAAATTTTCCTATATTCATGTCGATGAATATCAGGATACGAACCGGGCCCAATATATGCTCTGCAAGCTGCTGGCCAACAAGCATCACCGCATCTGCGTCGTGGGTGACAGCGACCAGTCCATCTACCGCTGGCGTGGAGCAGACATTACTAACATTCTCAACTTCGAAGAGGATTATCCTGAGGCAACAACCATTTTCCTGGAGCAGAACTATCGCTCTACCTCGAATATCCTCAATGCGGCCAATGCTGTCATTGCCTTGAATACGGGCCGCAAGCCCAAGAACCTGTGGACCGACAAAGGCGACGGCGACAAAATTAAAGTATATCGCGCAAGCTCCGAGCACGACGAAGGCTACTTCGTCACCTCGGAAATTCATAATAGCATCAAAAGAGGCAGAAGCTATCGGGACCATGCTATTTTGTACCGGACAAACGCGCAGTCCCGGGTGATCGAGGAAACGCTGATCAAATCGGATATTCCTTATCAAATTGTCGGCGGGATCAAGTTCTACGACCGCAAAGAGATCAAGGACTTACTCGCTTATTTGCGGCTGCTGTCCAATCCAGATGACGATATCAGCCTGACGCGAATTATCAATGTGCCCAAAAGGGGCATCGGCGATACAACCGTTGGCAAGCTGGCGGCTGCGGCTGCGGAGCGGGGAGTATCGATTTTCCGCCTGCTCTATACAGTGGACGACCTCGGATTTTCCGGACGGACGCGGAATGCGCTCGTCGAGTTCTATGACATGCTTGCTGCGCTGCATCAAATGGTCGAATATTTATCCGTGACCGAGCTGACGGAGAAGCTGCTGGAAATGACGCAGTACCGGCTGGAGCTGCAAAATGAGAATACGATCGAATCTCGCTCCCGGTTGGAGAATATCGATGAGTTCCTCTCCGTGACGATGGAGTTTGAGAAGAATAACGAAGACAAGACGCTTGTTGCCTTCCTGACCGATTTGGCGCTGATTTCCGATATCGATACGATGAACGATGAGGAGGAGGATCAGCCTGGAGACGCGGTTATCTTGATGACTATGCATAGCGCTAAGGGACTGGAGTTCCCTGTCGTCTTCATTATCGGCATGGAGGAAGGGGTCTTCCCGCACAGCCGTGCGTTTCAAGATAATGAAGAGCTGGAAGAGGAACGCCGTCTTGCTTATGTTGGCATAACGAGAGCGGAGGAGCGTTTGTTTCTCACCTGCGCGCAGATGCGCACGCTCTTTGGCCGGACAACGGCCAATGCTCCGTCCCGGTTCCTAGAGGAGATTCCAGAGGAGCTGAAGGAGGATACCGAAATGGCCCGCGACCGCTACCGGCGGGGCGCAGGGATTGGCGGGGCATACAGCGGCCGCGGATTCGGCGCAGGAGCAGGAAGCAACTTTGGCCACCGGTCTGCCGACCGGGGAGGGACACGAACGTCTGCGCCGGCCTCGAGCGGCGTAACCGTGACCACCGGTGTTACCGGAGCCCAGACTGCGAAGAAGGCAGATCCTGCCGACTTCAATGCGGGCGATAAAGTGGCCCATGGCAAGTGGGGCATCGGGACGATTGTAGCGGTTAAGGGCACGGGGAACGATATGGAATTGCAAATTGCCTTCCCTGCGCCGACAGGAGTGAAGCGGCTGCTTGCGGGCTTCGCGCCGATCACGAAAGTGGAAGAGTAA
- a CDS encoding extracellular solute-binding protein, whose amino-acid sequence MSIKGMKKALFLIMCLVLVAGCTSNPGSKEPEQQSLRVMFWDENYFFQQYGDLFTMQHPNIEIEVVSTNNIYRDMGPDGDYDKAFKDFIDKEQPDVLMVSIDQMETYISEGKIRELDTLIERDKYSIDTIYPALIELLKERGDNKIYGLTPNFYGSAILYNADLFAKHGVELPRDGMSWYDIIELAKQFPTEGDEKTRIYGFDNNWGINMTQLASMISSSEGIEQIDTNSMKLTLNTESWKKIYQTALDAMKSNVFYNPGEDGFRGGSMEEYYQSQPFLMGRAAMTTGDTYVLRNLKEAADALKDYKPFEIGIVAGPASSTDPDKSRNIGISEVFAISANSPNADAAWEFIKFVNGDQFAKIKSRSLNNGLLSRMGYTDEYNGISLEAYYKLKPLPTDYSGMRKIPNGFYEKFQPLLDTELKAVEDNAKSLDEALAKIEAEGQVALDQALKEQEEKKKEEEAQGGSSEGSADDSAGTADSSEGSDGAEGSAENSANEG is encoded by the coding sequence ATGTCTATTAAAGGAATGAAGAAGGCGCTGTTCTTGATCATGTGCCTCGTGCTTGTGGCGGGATGTACTAGCAATCCCGGTTCCAAAGAGCCCGAGCAGCAAAGCTTGAGAGTAATGTTCTGGGATGAAAACTACTTTTTCCAACAATACGGCGATTTATTTACTATGCAGCACCCTAATATTGAGATCGAAGTTGTAAGCACTAATAATATCTATAGAGATATGGGTCCGGATGGGGATTATGATAAGGCTTTTAAGGATTTTATCGATAAGGAACAACCGGACGTGCTCATGGTAAGCATTGATCAGATGGAGACTTATATTTCCGAAGGCAAAATCCGTGAGCTAGATACTCTGATTGAGCGGGACAAATACAGTATCGATACGATTTACCCCGCATTGATCGAGCTTCTGAAGGAACGCGGGGATAATAAGATTTACGGTCTGACTCCGAATTTCTACGGTTCGGCGATTTTGTATAACGCGGATTTGTTTGCCAAGCATGGTGTGGAATTGCCGCGCGACGGCATGAGCTGGTACGACATTATTGAGTTGGCCAAGCAGTTTCCTACCGAGGGCGATGAGAAGACTCGAATATACGGCTTCGACAATAACTGGGGAATCAATATGACGCAGCTTGCCTCGATGATTTCCTCGTCTGAAGGAATTGAGCAGATCGATACGAATTCCATGAAGCTTACGTTGAATACCGAATCATGGAAAAAAATCTATCAGACCGCTCTTGATGCCATGAAATCCAATGTATTTTATAATCCTGGAGAAGATGGCTTCAGAGGCGGTTCGATGGAGGAGTATTATCAAAGCCAGCCGTTTCTAATGGGAAGAGCCGCAATGACGACCGGCGACACGTATGTGCTTCGCAATTTGAAGGAAGCTGCGGATGCCTTGAAGGATTACAAGCCTTTTGAAATCGGCATCGTGGCAGGACCGGCATCATCTACTGACCCGGATAAATCCAGAAACATCGGCATAAGCGAAGTATTCGCCATTTCGGCAAATTCTCCGAACGCGGATGCTGCTTGGGAATTCATCAAATTCGTTAATGGTGACCAGTTCGCCAAGATTAAGTCGAGAAGCCTGAACAATGGATTGTTGTCCCGGATGGGATATACCGACGAATATAACGGCATCAGTCTTGAGGCTTATTATAAATTGAAGCCGCTGCCGACGGATTACTCGGGAATGAGAAAAATCCCTAACGGATTTTATGAGAAATTCCAGCCTCTGCTTGATACGGAGCTGAAGGCCGTTGAAGATAACGCCAAATCCTTGGATGAAGCTTTGGCTAAGATTGAGGCCGAAGGCCAAGTCGCTTTGGATCAAGCGCTGAAGGAACAGGAAGAGAAGAAGAAAGAAGAGGAAGCCCAAGGCGGCTCCAGTGAAGGGTCTGCTGATGATTCCGCGGGAACCGCAGACTCCAGCGAAGGCTCTGACGGAGCGGAAGGCTCAGCGGAAAACAGCGCGAACGAAGGCTAA
- a CDS encoding heptaprenylglyceryl phosphate synthase codes for MKQTISTWRHVFKIDPDRNLDDAALEAICLSGTDAVMIGGSSGVTYDNTVELLSRVRQFEVPCVLEVSSLEAVVPGFDLYMIPMVLNTKHPDWLIGHHARAAHKYSYLIPWEQLIPEGYVILNPDCTAAAVSEANAALTESEAAAYAEIADKLLHLPIVYVEYSGMFGNLDLVSAVHRSLSGSQLFYGGGIKDAGTARLAAGACDTIVVGNALYSDLEQALSTVAAVKPRRV; via the coding sequence TTGAAGCAAACGATATCGACCTGGCGACATGTGTTCAAAATAGACCCCGACCGCAATTTGGATGATGCGGCCCTGGAGGCGATCTGCCTGTCCGGTACCGACGCCGTCATGATCGGAGGCTCAAGCGGCGTTACCTATGATAATACGGTAGAGCTTCTATCGCGTGTCCGACAGTTCGAGGTTCCTTGCGTGCTGGAGGTATCCAGCCTGGAAGCGGTCGTTCCCGGCTTTGATTTATACATGATTCCGATGGTGCTGAATACGAAGCACCCCGATTGGCTGATCGGTCATCATGCGCGAGCCGCCCATAAATATAGCTATTTGATCCCTTGGGAGCAGTTGATTCCTGAGGGCTATGTCATTTTGAACCCGGATTGCACCGCGGCAGCCGTCTCCGAGGCGAATGCAGCCCTGACGGAATCCGAGGCGGCGGCATATGCGGAAATCGCCGACAAACTGCTGCATCTGCCGATTGTTTATGTGGAATATAGCGGCATGTTCGGCAATCTGGATCTGGTCTCCGCCGTCCATCGCTCATTGAGCGGTTCGCAGCTGTTCTATGGCGGTGGGATCAAGGATGCCGGCACGGCGCGGCTGGCCGCTGGGGCCTGCGATACGATCGTGGTTGGCAATGCGCTGTACAGCGATCTGGAGCAGGCGCTGTCAACGGTGGCTGCGGTTAAGCCAAGACGAGTGTAG
- the ligA gene encoding NAD-dependent DNA ligase LigA, translating to MDAMQTMERLVEQLNQYNYHYYTLDQPLVSDKEYDALYDQLTALEAETGIVLPDSPTGRVGGELLKGFEPHRHLAPLWSLDKAQTEEHLINWNNRVIRLIDDYNSKNPDNPLPSPTYVVELKFDGLTLNLTYTDGKLVQASTRGNGVVGEGILAQVKTIKSVPLTIPYREGTIEVQGEGIMNLSVLAKYNETAAEPLKNARNAAAGALRNLNPRTTAERKLNAYFYNVGYSDNIQFTDHRQMMDFLKDNRFKVNTYIEYFDDFTQVMKALGQIQERRDSLDYLIDGAVIKVTDMRTREVLGYTDKFPRWAIAYKFEAEETTTILESVSWNVGRTGKITPLARVEPVELAGVTVQNCTLNNVGDIERKNLKFALGTRVFIRRSNDVIPEILGKVTDEQDGGEIVFPDTCPACGFPLEQRGAHLFCNNRFDCKPQIVTRITHFASRDAMDIETLSDKTAEQLFEELDIHEPADLYEITFEQLVKLERFGEKKANNLLDAINKSKGRDLASFLYALGIPNTGKSTTKVLADHFRDLKAIMSATEEELMQLPDIGGIVAESIVTFFADPFMQAGIHKMLELGVEAKAPEERSPVKDSFFTGKTVVLTGTLHQLSRDEATERLEALGAKVTGSVSKKTDLVIAGEKAGSKLTKAKDLGIPVIEDENEFVRLLTE from the coding sequence ATGGATGCGATGCAAACGATGGAGCGGCTCGTCGAGCAATTGAATCAATACAACTATCATTACTATACCTTGGATCAGCCTCTGGTAAGCGATAAGGAATATGATGCCCTGTACGATCAGTTAACCGCGCTTGAAGCGGAGACGGGCATCGTTCTGCCCGATTCTCCGACGGGCCGGGTTGGCGGAGAGCTGCTGAAGGGCTTCGAGCCGCATCGTCATTTGGCTCCGCTGTGGAGCTTGGACAAAGCGCAAACGGAGGAGCATCTGATTAACTGGAATAATCGGGTAATCCGCCTGATCGACGATTATAACAGCAAAAATCCGGACAATCCGCTTCCGTCGCCGACTTATGTCGTCGAGCTTAAATTCGACGGGCTGACGTTGAATCTGACGTATACGGACGGAAAGCTCGTGCAGGCTTCCACGCGGGGGAATGGCGTCGTCGGCGAAGGGATTCTAGCCCAGGTGAAGACGATTAAATCGGTGCCGCTGACGATTCCTTACCGCGAAGGGACGATCGAGGTTCAGGGCGAGGGCATCATGAATTTATCCGTCCTGGCCAAATACAATGAGACCGCCGCCGAGCCGCTCAAGAATGCCCGCAATGCCGCTGCTGGAGCGCTGCGGAATTTGAATCCGCGGACGACGGCTGAACGAAAGCTGAACGCGTATTTCTACAACGTCGGCTATTCCGACAATATTCAGTTTACGGACCATCGTCAGATGATGGACTTCCTGAAGGACAATCGTTTCAAAGTCAATACGTATATCGAATATTTCGATGATTTCACCCAGGTGATGAAGGCGCTGGGGCAAATTCAAGAGCGAAGGGATTCGCTCGATTATCTGATTGACGGAGCCGTCATTAAAGTCACGGACATGAGAACTCGCGAAGTGCTCGGTTATACGGATAAATTCCCGAGATGGGCGATTGCTTATAAATTTGAAGCCGAGGAAACAACGACGATTCTGGAGTCAGTATCCTGGAACGTCGGGCGAACCGGCAAAATTACGCCGCTCGCCAGGGTCGAGCCTGTGGAGCTCGCCGGCGTGACGGTACAGAACTGTACGCTGAACAATGTCGGGGACATTGAGCGCAAGAACCTAAAGTTTGCCCTGGGAACCCGGGTGTTCATCCGCCGCTCCAATGATGTCATCCCGGAAATTCTCGGCAAAGTGACCGATGAGCAGGATGGCGGGGAAATTGTGTTCCCGGATACTTGTCCGGCCTGCGGCTTCCCGCTGGAGCAGCGGGGAGCGCATCTATTCTGCAACAACCGCTTCGATTGCAAGCCGCAAATCGTCACCCGCATCACTCACTTTGCTTCCCGGGATGCAATGGATATCGAGACGCTTAGCGACAAGACGGCCGAGCAGCTATTCGAAGAGCTGGACATTCACGAGCCGGCGGATCTGTATGAGATTACTTTCGAGCAGCTTGTTAAGCTAGAGCGCTTCGGGGAGAAGAAGGCGAATAATTTGCTGGATGCGATCAACAAGAGCAAGGGGCGGGATTTGGCTTCCTTTCTGTATGCGCTTGGCATTCCGAATACCGGCAAATCGACCACAAAGGTGCTGGCCGATCATTTCCGCGATCTGAAAGCGATCATGTCAGCAACCGAGGAAGAACTGATGCAGCTCCCGGATATCGGAGGCATTGTCGCCGAGAGTATCGTTACCTTCTTTGCCGATCCATTCATGCAGGCGGGCATTCACAAGATGCTTGAGCTTGGCGTGGAGGCTAAAGCGCCGGAGGAGCGAAGCCCTGTGAAGGACTCCTTTTTCACAGGCAAAACGGTAGTGCTGACTGGGACGCTGCACCAGCTCAGCCGCGATGAGGCGACAGAGCGTCTTGAAGCTTTGGGCGCTAAGGTAACGGGAAGTGTATCGAAGAAGACCGATCTCGTCATCGCTGGCGAGAAAGCGGGCAGCAAGCTGACCAAGGCTAAGGATCTTGGCATCCCGGTTATCGAGGATGAGAATGAGTTCGTTCGGTTATTGACCGAGTAG
- a CDS encoding undecaprenyl-phosphate glucose phosphotransferase, with product MIRKNQHFLTQLYILADFMFVQLAFLLAWWVKFESGIIPYEQPLPMEIYAFWSLVYGAVTILVGILISFYSPKRKKRFADEVLKIIQVHFTSLVILLSLMFFVKQVDISRYYLAIYMGFNLLFIMLYRYFLKRSLKQLRRKGYNKQFVLIIGAGSLGRKFHDNLKLYPELGYEIIGFLDDYQQWHPNEKGKYSPILGTVDQLVEILESKLVDEVVLALPLDAHSKYARIIAACEKAGVRALIIPDFFDYLPARPYFDNFAGMPMINVRDIPLDMAGNRLVKRAFDIVFSIAAIIITLPVMLFVVIGIKLTSPGPVIFKQERVGLNRRTFQMYKFRSMNVLPEGAVDTGWTTENDPRRTKFGAFIRKTSIDELPQFFNVLAGHMSVVGPRPERPYFVEQFREEVPKYMVKHHVRPGITGWAQTHGLRGDTSIEERIQHDIFYIENWSMLLDIKIILRTIIHGFVNKNAY from the coding sequence ATGATCCGGAAAAATCAGCATTTTCTGACCCAACTGTATATTTTGGCTGATTTCATGTTCGTCCAGCTCGCTTTTCTATTGGCTTGGTGGGTGAAGTTCGAGAGCGGCATTATTCCTTACGAGCAGCCGCTGCCTATGGAGATTTATGCATTCTGGAGCCTGGTTTACGGCGCTGTAACCATCCTCGTGGGCATCCTAATTTCCTTTTATTCGCCCAAACGCAAGAAACGGTTCGCCGATGAAGTGCTGAAGATCATTCAAGTGCATTTCACAAGCCTCGTTATCCTGCTCAGCTTGATGTTCTTCGTGAAGCAGGTCGACATTTCAAGGTACTATCTGGCGATTTATATGGGCTTTAATCTGCTGTTTATTATGCTATACCGTTATTTTCTAAAAAGATCGCTAAAACAGCTCCGCCGCAAGGGCTATAACAAGCAGTTCGTGCTCATTATCGGAGCGGGATCGCTCGGCCGCAAATTCCATGACAACTTGAAGTTGTATCCGGAGCTCGGTTACGAAATCATCGGATTTCTTGACGACTATCAGCAGTGGCATCCCAATGAAAAGGGCAAATACAGCCCAATTCTCGGAACAGTCGATCAACTCGTAGAAATTCTGGAAAGCAAGCTCGTTGATGAAGTGGTGCTGGCTCTGCCGCTGGACGCGCATTCCAAATACGCGAGAATCATCGCCGCTTGCGAGAAGGCCGGCGTACGGGCGCTGATTATCCCCGACTTTTTTGACTATTTGCCGGCAAGGCCGTATTTCGACAATTTCGCGGGCATGCCGATGATCAACGTGCGCGACATCCCGCTTGATATGGCGGGGAACCGTCTAGTGAAGCGGGCCTTTGACATCGTATTTTCCATAGCGGCTATTATTATAACCTTGCCCGTGATGCTCTTCGTCGTGATCGGAATCAAGCTAACTTCGCCGGGCCCGGTTATTTTCAAACAAGAACGAGTTGGGTTGAATCGCCGGACCTTCCAAATGTATAAGTTCCGTTCGATGAATGTGCTGCCCGAAGGGGCCGTTGACACGGGCTGGACGACGGAGAACGATCCGCGGCGGACGAAGTTCGGGGCATTTATCCGCAAGACGAGTATCGACGAGCTGCCGCAGTTCTTCAACGTGCTTGCGGGGCATATGAGCGTCGTAGGACCCCGTCCGGAGCGGCCTTACTTTGTGGAGCAGTTCCGGGAGGAAGTGCCGAAATACATGGTGAAGCACCATGTCCGCCCGGGCATTACCGGTTGGGCGCAAACGCATGGGCTGCGCGGGGACACATCGATAGAAGAGCGGATTCAGCATGATATTTTCTATATCGAGAATTGGTCGATGCTGCTGGATATCAAAATCATTCTGCGGACGATCATTCACGGCTTCGTGAACAAAAATGCTTACTAG